A stretch of DNA from Maridesulfovibrio sp.:
TCTGTCAAGCAGAAAAACTCTGTTTCATCAAATTCTTAAACAAAACCAGGACACCGACCGCATCTTCACGGACGACATTGAAATACGCACTGCCTGCTAGGCTTCTGAAGACTTGAATTTAACGGCCAGCCCCGCAACAACAAGCAGGACAACATCACGAATTATGGTCTCCAGCATGTTTGAGCTTGAGGATGCGTCAGTTGAAAAACATCCGCAGGCCACGTCTATTCCCCGGTACAGATTGGCGGAAAGTGCGCCGATGAAAACCAGCAGCATAATGATTAAAATTGTCGTTGCAGTTTTACTGAGCACATCGCAGACCAGCATGGCTCCGCACGTGAACTCAAGCCAGGGCAGAAAAAATGCCAGCGGACAGATAGCAATGTCCGGAACGAGTTGATAGTTACGGATAATCTCAGCAAACGCTACCGGATCAACAATTTTTCCGACACTGGCTACAATAAAAACGATCCCTAAAATTATGCGTGGAAACGACCTCATATTCATATCAGTTCGCCTCCAGATCCCGACCGAAACTTATCCAGCCGTCAATTCCGTCACTATACACTTTTACCTTCCTGAAGCCGGTTTCTACCAGTTTCTTTGCTACCGTCCTGCTTTTACCGCAGGAAAGACCGTCGCAATATACAACCACAACGCCTTCCCTATCCAACTGCGATGATGATTCCGCAAGTTCTTCATGAATAGCCCAGTAAGGAATGTTTATCGCTCCCGGGATATGCCCCATGGCAAAATCAGTATCACTTCTGGCATCCA
This window harbors:
- a CDS encoding MauE/DoxX family redox-associated membrane protein, whose product is MNMRSFPRIILGIVFIVASVGKIVDPVAFAEIIRNYQLVPDIAICPLAFFLPWLEFTCGAMLVCDVLSKTATTILIIMLLVFIGALSANLYRGIDVACGCFSTDASSSSNMLETIIRDVVLLVVAGLAVKFKSSEA
- a CDS encoding rhodanese-like domain-containing protein; protein product: MQFFKKTAWLLKFVFLVALSACLAFGFNMVRPHAYTMQELTNPQPAEVTEISISELMEAFDKGGIQLVDARSDTDFAMGHIPGAINIPYWAIHEELAESSSQLDREGVVVVYCDGLSCGKSRTVAKKLVETGFRKVKVYSDGIDGWISFGRDLEAN